Part of the Trichoplusia ni isolate ovarian cell line Hi5 chromosome 16, tn1, whole genome shotgun sequence genome, ttttttcatctcagTGCCTAATTATCATGCAACATAGACATCACCAACGCATGCCTTATGACGTCACTGAACATGTCTTGACGTTTGTGTGTGCGGCCCGTGTCGCGCATGCTTGTAGGAATATGACATCACTATACATAAGTTACACAGTCACGTTGGGGCCAGCACAGTTAACGAAAGCAGTGCATTGGATTTCTGAATCCAATAATCGAAAACAGGCATTAAAAGTTCTCTTCATAAcgatcacaataaaaaaatgacacttAAAACGTTTGCGATTTCTCGATACCAATCTGTTTGCCAGATAATGATGTACTTTATGTCAATAGTTTTAAGGTCTATTTTCGAGTACTGCTTTCCGCCAACTCGCGCCAGTCCTTGGCGTGTATGCGTATCGGTCAGTCGTATTAGGCAAAGGATACTGTCTTCCGGCGGCTTGTTCTCGGCGGAGTCCATGCCGGGCAGCGCGGCCGCCACTCGCCGGAACAACTGGAATATATTAAGGTTACGtcagtattattataatgagctGTTAGTATTACTTAATCGACACTGTTATTGTCTGTTCTATTGTAGTTGCAATTCGACAATTGAGACATTTGGTTTTAGTAAATGTGGCATTTGTAGGTTTTGATAGAGAAcgggtattattatttttttggattataagttatttatcGGTTTCAATTGCACGTTGTAAAACTCATCTTGacatatttgaataacaaaatgaaatacatataacatgcacattattattaaatcaagaCAGCGCTGGAAAAGAAAGGTGGCCCTAGCCCAAGATAATGCTAAATGTAGAGTAATGGTAGTGATGAATAATTTGCAATGCAGATGACGCCTGCAGAGATGTTACAGGGGGTGTTGAACCGAAGCTAGGCAGGGGTTATTTGGCGACAAGTTCAGAGAGCGCGGGCAGACTGCCAGGGAACACGAGACACAATACAACGTCACCAATATGTTACGGATCACAAGTAATGGGAACGAAATCCACAGTTACAAAAAGGTTTGGACCCGAAAAAGTAAActataaatacagttttttgGGTGTGACAGCTCATAACCATATAGATAATAGAAAACTTATTAtacgaataataattataatcgattCTTATCGAACAATCTGTTTAGTCATCAACGCGCTCGCTCACAACAATTCCACTTTTGAATGTTTAATCTATTATTCACAATTATTTCAGTACAGCATACGTTTATCCCTAAACGATTGCTAAGACATGCAAGACGTTCGTACGTTCTATCTAATAAAGAATTAACAGGTCCGTCTGAGCCGTGATGCGACCCCAGCCACACGGCAACGGTTTATATTCTATTGATCCACGTTGACGTCACTATTGGTTAAAGCACACGTTAGCTGGTactattaaaggtgaattacaCATTTTCACCTTGTCATGAACATAACCATCAGTCTGgctaaacaaaatacatatatgaaGGAGTTTTCGCTCAAGCTGACGTAGCAACAGCATCTTAAGATTCCGTTGCGGGATGTAAGGCAGTCCCTTAGGATTTTTCGGACTCGGTTCTACGAAACACGcaaatatacataggtataatgAATGTATACTGtaaacataaatgaaaatagGTATCTTTACCCACTAACCTCGCGTACAAAGCTATTAAATCCGTTTACACGTCGACATCGATAAAAGATCAAAATCCGAAGATACACTATTGATTATCcagacatacatacaaatcatcatcatcctagctttttcccaactatgttggggtcggcttccactCTATCCGGATGAGGCTTTGCATCAATGTTTTGCAGGAAGCGGGTGCCTTCCTTTCTTTTCTGATCTTCGAAGCCTACCCCGAATTTAAACAACACGAAACCCCTTTGTAAAAATTAGAGTAGAAAATTATAACCCCCAAGTTACAAATATGGACAGTTTCATACATGCAGAGAGCTAGCATCATGTCTATATACACGTCCCAGAAGGCCACCGCCAGTAACTGCATGTTCAATAAACAAGGTGAATTATTGACAGGTTTGAAACGCGAAGTGGGTCAAACGAAAATACAGTATTTTGTTCTTATCCTAGCCTTCAAGAGCATATCAACATCGTGTATGGAGTTCCATCTTAgaatcaaaaatataatgagaTCAGATCTTGAGATGATTAAGTTGAGATTCATTTATTGAACTATAAACCGATGAACaacatcaattttaataatataaatttccaAGAACGGACAAACCGTTTTACTTCGGTAGCTAAAACACGCGAGAGAGAAGCCTAATCAGCGATAATTAACGCTGCTAAGCCGAATCACTgattagtaacaaaaaaattgcaCAGGGGTACCATAAAACGCaaggggatttttttttaattttttctttaaaaccgGTCGCGTGTAAATCGCTACACAAAGGGGTACGTACAAATAGGACAAAGTAATTTTTTGACTGTATCAACCGTTCCTTagccgattttttttatttttgtattggttatcatagcggcaacagaaatacgtcaGGTGTTAGAATATCAATAATCCTCCCATCACAATTCGAGACTTACAGTCTGGTGATTATGGAACGGGCAGACAGCAGAACCCTAGTATTAGAGTTCTGTTTTTAACCGTTGGATAGGGAAGcctaaaaactaaacattttacaTGGATAGTAAAGTCTGTTTTAGAATGCTCCGTTCTCCCCACTTAACCCAACCCTCTGCTGCGCGCCTCTAAGCAAAGGTCTTCCCGCAGTCAAAAGCCGAGGAATTATGGGAGATCCTGATCTTTCCTCACCTGTTTAACATTGTAGCCAGCCTTAGCGCTGGTCTCTATGAACATGACGTTCAACTCCTTGGCCTTCCTGTCGCCGTCCTCGGTGGACACCTGCCGCTTGTCCGACAAATCCGTCTTGTTGCCAACCAGCATGATAATGACGTCCGAACCGCGCTCCGTACGGACGTCGTCGATCCATTTCGACGTCTGGTGGAATGAGTTTGCATCTGGAAAGTGATTTCGTAGTTATTTGTATATAGTATTTCTATGTTAGTGCGTGCAAAACGTAAAGGGTTTAATGTGGATTTATTAATGGCTTCCACAGACTATTGAACGATCCAAAGGACAGAACAATTAAGtttatgtcattaaaattaaacgaCAGCGAGTTTTAACATAAACACAATTAGAACTTCACTctgtaatattttgtaacatcgagctaattaattaatgaagtgAGAGATTCAAGCCTTGAAAAAGTaagtaaatcatattttttcaattcattcaGAGTAAGGAACATGACATGAAAAATTTCGCACGAGTGCTATCTCTGTAGTAGAACTCGACTTAGCAACTGTTCTACTGACATTCAATTGAACTTTGTCCATGTCACGTCCCCATAACTCGCTTATTTAAACATGCAAGAACGTCGGACGTCACGGACGCCTTGGACGTCATTCCTTATATTTTATCGTTTACAACGAGTAGCTTTACGAGCAATTAGGAGGCTTTATCGCCTTATCTGCAGGCTCCAGCCTGCAGTACATTTTGTTCTGTTTGCAGGGGGCCTAACACCAGTTCTTAAAGTATAAGATGGTTGCAGGTATTGAAGAaagtaacattgttttattaaggattgcaacgcattgccatacgccgacacaaaaacgaggatgacgtagcacggcggttcaggttaagtcagtgaaagtctgacactacccatttccttccccgtgggagtgggtgtccatgaggattcccccgccttaccaaaaaaaaggtattGAAGAAAAACTATGCAAAATACGATCAAGTTTGTAACTCTAACaacaatatgttttattgttaatatcaaTGTTTTAAATGGGTCAAGATAAGCTTGTTAATAAAAATCGTGGCCttgtataataatacaatttaagtattgttataaatattgataaaacccGGAAGGAAGGTGTATTAGCAATGAAAAGAACCTTCGTGAATTTAAAATAGGTTGTCTTCGATCAATTGTTCGTTAAGGTAGTAGTTACTTAAATTATAGGAAACTGATAATCATGACATGTAGCGACCTGTTAGAAATCTGGGTACTTAGGAACTACATAATGTCATAATTATTGAGTGAGTAGGTACAAGAAAAACACAGTATGTATCTATTTTCCAAAATAAGCGTAGAAATTCGTTTTGTTCGTGTTCAATTAATGTAATTGGCATGCGGCTAtctataattgaattaaaataaagaaagtaTGGAAGTTGATAGGGTAACAGAAATACTCTTCAAACCATTATTTGGCAGTTGATGGTTATTAGAAAACTTTCGAAAACCCCCCACAAATTTAAATTAGGTTAAAAGGGCAATTTGAAAACTGCATACTTTTGCACCTTTTTCAcactaataatatacatattttaccaaaacatttacaaaactattcaGCGTATATAcagaattaaattcaaaatacgATATTCAATTACACACAATAGCCTATTATAGTAAGCATAATTACGCATAATCTCTACAACAACCTTGTAAACGAAACTAAAATTGTGCCAATCGTTAACTGTTCAAATCGATATTGTATTGTAGAGTAtgatatgtacatattatgaaGAACGAAGAAGTATCGCGATTTAAGGAATCCTAGTGAAATTGATACCAAAACGGCGACTGACGTAAATAATGTATGTGGATACGCTAACTGCTGTGTCGAGTGAAACGGCAAATATTATCTGGTTAACATCTGAATCAATGAAAATATTACCGCCATTATTTACCTAAGAAATAtacgaatacaaaaaaaatacactatagGTTTGAATACTcaagtatatttcattttaggTTCAGCTTGGACTAGAAAGAGTATGGGTAGGCTAGAATCACATATATCATGTATACATAAAGAGCCAGACCAAGGCTCGCAGGGTGGGCACCgagcaaatatttgtttcagcCGACACCCAACCCTCTAACCAAATGTTAACCTTAACCTTACTAAGTAAAGTCTATATTTGTTTGAAACGTATCCCGagcatttgatttaattaagatttcaaACTGTTCTGTATAGACCATGAAATCTGAATGAATTGAATTGTAATTGTTCTCCTAATGATTTGACTTAGCTTATTAGATTACACCAATTGAGAATAAAATACCTACCAACAAATAATTTACTGGAGAAGTATTTTCTTGAGTAAACTTACATGTGGAGTAAAAGCTCCAACATAAAGTTTAAAGTAGGTTCTTTACTAGGCAATACGTAACTCCTAAATAAAATGagtattgatgtttgttttagGCCGCGACAGTAAACCCGATATACGATCGCGTAAATAACCCCAGGCACGATGACCGGCGGGCCATTGGCACACTTTCAGGCTTTCAGAACAGCGCGACCGACGCAACACCGCTGAAACCACGTCTTTACATTTCCAGGTTGCAAACACCTGATGCAACACGTTGAAAAAGTTTATAGCGAGGCAGAGGCAATGTGAACTGGAAGTCTGTTGTAGTTGTGGTTGGAAATGTATTCCGAATGTCAATGTCAGGTGACACATTACTGGGGACACAGGGACGGGGATACAATCAATATCGTTGGTCTCTAGTTGTATACTTCAGGGTCAAAATTAATATATCaacaaatatttctgttttgtaACACTAACTTAACACAGGAATTTAacgatatttaaaaactaagtatAGGAAAAAAGAGCCTTTGAAAATATAGCGGCATTCTATTAACATGGATTCTAGCCATTATTAACCGCTCCGCAGTCAAAGCCGCTTTTTGAACTAAGTAAaactcttttttctttttctttatttcgcAGACGGAGTACTTGAACCTCTCACCTACAGACGGACCTGATATCGATTGCACGCCGAGGCATCCAGTGCCGAACGTCGTctataaattatcaaattttgCAGCGTCTTTAACCGTATCTCTCCAAGACTAAGTTACATTGATGAAGACACACCCAATATTAGACGGAGAGCATATGGCGACATGTCTGTTACTTAGGTACAGCAGACTGCACGTTAATAGtaactttttgtttaacatCGCCTTCATTTTAAACTGGCAAGAGTGATTTTTGTAATTCGTTTTCTACTCGGTTATGTGCGCTCGACTGTGCctgacataaaatataatggaGTTATTTTTTCTGGCAGCTGCGAGCGGGTCCCGAAGGCTCGGGATTATCGTTACCTCGGGATTCAATTCGCGTAACACAGTTGGACGcgaacaatattttatgtacttacTTCAAGTTTCTCAAGAAACTTCAGATAACCCAACATTCGCTAAGATATATTCTCTTAAGTTATGAAAGTAAGATTAAGttgttaatatgtttttaaacatcGTTATTAAGACGTAATATGTGTTGttgtattattatgaaattaattacgaGAATGGAGGTAACAATTATGTGTAGCAGATAAAAGAACGTGATAAACACATTAAGTATAACACGGTATATCGCATTACGGTAATGGTTACAGCACAACGTATTGATTGCAGCTTAACGCTTTCCGGAATCGATCTCAATCTTGTACGGAAACGCACTTGACTGATCGTGTTTCTATAGACTTCGGAGTATATTCGAAAGCTGAATTACCAAAATCCAGCAGAATATTAGGCTCCATTAATTCATTTACCTCACGTCACTTCTGCTAAATGCAGTTATTAGGACACAAACTCGTTTAATTAAatcgtaaacataaaatatttttaaaagtgccAAGTACACTTAATTATAAGAAATCGATGTCTGGCTTGACATAGTCTTTGACACTCAAGATCATGGTAGATTGCAAGACAAAGCACTccaacgtttttaattaaaagaaccTCCTCTCAATCGTAGCGTATGTTATCAACCGGgtcaaaaaaaatgtgacagaATTTCTCTTATCAATAGTTATATCTCTTTCTAAATTAACGTAAAGAAACGTTCATTTAGAAAGAGAGCCTGTTTGCCTTCACatggtgatgatgataatgaagatgatgatgatgactattTGAAATAATAGTTATGTTGTAGTAGATTTGTCGTCACATGGTTGTATAGAACAAAGGTGTAAGACTTACTGGTGATATCGTAGACCACGACGGCGACGGTGGAGTCTCGGATGTACGAGGGTATGAGGGAGCGGAACCTCTCCTGGCCGGCGGTGTCCCACAGCTGGAGCCGCACCGTGCGGTCCTCCAGGTACATGGTCTTCGACAAGAAGTCGATACCGATTGTTGCCTGTGGAtacaatgttattat contains:
- the LOC113502231 gene encoding ras-related protein Rab6 isoform X2 codes for the protein MSASGEFGNPLRKFKLVFLGEQSVGKTSLITRFMYDSFDNTYQATIGIDFLSKTMYLEDRTVRLQLWDTAGQERFRSLIPSYIRDSTVAVVVYDITNANSFHQTSKWIDDVRTERGSDVIIMLVGNKTDLSDKRQVSTEDGDRKAKELNVMFIETSAKAGYNVKQLFRRVAAALPGMDSAENKPPEDMHEVILRQAPGDSKEPDSGCAC
- the LOC113502231 gene encoding ras-related protein Rab6 isoform X1 — protein: MSASGEFGNPLRKFKLVFLGEQSVGKTSLITRFMYDSFDNTYQATIGIDFLSKTMYLEDRTVRLQLWDTAGQERFRSLIPSYIRDSTVAVVVYDITNANSFHQTSKWIDDVRTERGSDVIIMLVGNKTDLSDKRQVSTEDGDRKAKELNVMFIETSAKAGYNVKQLFRRVAAALPGMDSAENKPPEDTVDLQTQSPMGSEQEGNESGCVC